GAACGCAGCCCAGTTTTTTACTTAGGAGCCCAACCCATGAACCGTTTTATGATTATCGCGACTGCCGCTGCTTTGTCCGTCACCGCCTGCACCTCTTATGCCGCGGGCCATGGCCACAAGGACGTGAAACTGTCGGACGCAGGCTATTTCACCGATGGCCACGACATGACGCTCTATACCTTTGACAAGGACGATGCCGGCAAATCCAACTGCAACGCTGGCTGCGCCAAAGCTTGGCCTCCGCTGATCCTCGAAGGCAAAGCTGACGCACTGCCAGAGGGCTTCAGCGTGATTTCCCGCAAAAACGGCGATCAACAGGTAGCTTATAACGACCAACCGCTGTACCTCTGGGTGCAAGACAAGAAGCCTGGTCAAACGACAGGCGACGGCGTCGGAGGCACCTGGCACATCGCAAAGCCTTAATCGGCTTTGCTGGCGGGCGGCTTCCCCGGGCCGCTCGCCGCCCTTTTACGGAGGCCCTTTATGGCCACATTTGATGTGCAGCTTAAGGAGTCGCTCCCGCACCTTTGGAGGTATGGGTTTTCGCTGACCCGTGCGCATCACCAGACAGATGATCTGGTCCAGGACACGGTCGAAAGAGGCATTCTCAAACGCTCCCTCTGGGACGCGCTGCATCCTCTCCGGCCATGGCTCATGAAAATCGAACTCAACATCTTTCGTGACAAATACCGCGCCAAGGCCCGCGCGCAGGAAGTGGCGATGGAGGATGATTTCGACATCGGTGCGGATGATCGCACAATCGAGGCCCGCTCGGAACTGCGTGCTGTGATGAAACGCATGAACGACCTGCCGGACGAGCAACGCCAACCGCTGTTGCTGGTCTCGATTGGCGGTCTCAGCTACGCGCAGGCCGCCGAGGTGCTGGACGTTCCGATTGGGACGATTATGTCTCGGATATCGCGGGCGCGGGCGTTTCTGAACAAAGAAGCGGCCCCTCAGGTGCCCGGCATTCGGAGCGCGACATGACGGACTATCGCAACATAGAAGAGAAGATCAGCGCTTATCTGGACAATCAGATGTCTGAGGCGGATCGCGCAGCGTTTGAAGTCGAGATGGATGGTAACCCAGAGTTGGTTGCCCGCATCGAAAGATGGTCTGCGACCGAACAGCTCTTTGCATCGTCCATCCCAACGCCGTCAGATGCCCATTTGGATGCGCTGCTTTCGGCCAGCACGGCAGCCAATACCAATCGATGGCCCGGCCTGCGGATCGCCGCCATGCTCGTGGTCTTCGCCTTCGGCGGGGTCGGGGGCTATGGCCTCAGCCAATTCACGACAAACCCTCAGACCACCATCATCGTGCAGGCCACAATGGGCGCGACCAACTCTCACCGTGTCTTTGCAGCCGAGAAACGCCACGCGGTCGAAGTGACGGCGGATGAGACAGAACATTTGCAAACCTGGCTTGCCGACCGAATGGGCCGCGAAATGACGGTGCCCAACCTCTCGGCCTTTGGTCTGACTTTCCTCGGCGGACGCATGCTGCCCTTTGATGACCGCGCAGCGGCGCAATACATGTATGAAACCGCGGATGGCAAACGCGTAACCCTTTTCATGACCCGTCTGGATCAGGACGAGAACACCGACGTGCAGGTGCTGGAAGACCAAGGCCTCACGTCCCTAAGGTGGCAAAGCGGCGAATGGGTGTTCATTCTGACTGCACCATTGGAGCAACAGCAATTGGCCCCAATGCAGGTCGAAGTGCGCGATACCCTGCTCTGAAACATAACAACCAAAACAGCTATGCAAATGGCGCATAGCGGCCTGACGCTTTTGGCGATTGTTGGGCTGCGATCTGCGCATTAATTACTGGGGCAAGTGGAGGAGAGATAAACACTGGCCGGGTTCCGGTCACCGTATGAAGGATTAAGTCCATGGCTAACGCTGTATCTGTCGCCCCATCCGCAAACCCAGTTGTCGCCTATGTGCGCTCTGCAATTTCCTCCGTTCAAGAATACCTGGCACGCCGCGCGGAATACAACAAAACCGTCTCCGAGCTGCAGTCCCTGAGCAACCGCGAACTGGCCGATCTGGGCCTGTCCCGCGCGTCCATCTCTAGCATCGCTTACGAGCACGCGTACCTGAAGTAATCAGGCCAACACTCCCCAAATTTTAGTCGCCCTCGCATCGTCGGGGGCGATTTTGTTTTTGAAAGCAGGCTTTCAGCGGGATTGAGTGAGGTTTGTCGACCAACCACCGTAGCCTTGCATTTTCTGCATAGTGCTACAGCGGGAATGTGCGTTGTTTGGGCGCTAACATGGCGCTATCTGGAGCGTGTCAAAAGGACAAACACAAGACTGCCGGAAAATACGTTCCGGTCCGAAATTAAAGGAAAATATCATGGCACAGGCCATCACAAACATCGAAACAGATTTTGGCTTTGCACGTCGCGTGCAGGCTTTCATTGCAACCTATCGCGAAGCACGCCTTGAGCAGCAGAAGTTCAATGAAACTTTCCGCGAGCTCAACGGTCTGAGCGACCGCGAACTGGCCGACATCGGTATCCGTCGGGGCGACATCGAAGACATCGCCCGCGCACATGTTGCAGGCAAGTAAGACCACCACTCACGGTTCAAAGAACGCTCTCAAATCTGAGGGCGTTTTTTTGTGCCTTGGCTTATTCTGAAAGATAGGCCCAGGTCTTTAGGGCGACAGGGGTTGTATCGCAGTTCGCCAGTACAAGATCGCGCGCGACAAACCGTCCCGCCCGCCGGCTTTCAGGAGCGCTTGCCAGGCAAAGATCCGGGGCGGAGGCCAGCCGCAGCTCTGCCGTGTCTGACCAGGTAAACACCTGACCCGCACCGCCTGTGCAACGAGCCAGCGCAAATCCCTTTGAAACATCAAGGCAAAGGTCGTCAAAAGTGGCGGATTTGATTTGCCCCTGATCGTCATGCATGAACTGCACATCCCCGCCGCGAGGTTTGCAGGAATGCAAATGCGCGCGATCAGACAGGCCGCGGCCAACGGTATCCAAGCAATATCCCAGCGCGTCAGGCTCATCCAAATTGTCGGCCAGATATAAAACTGGCGCGGGCGTCTGCAGCGCTGGACTCTCGGCCAAAGCTGCTACCGGCAACATGGCGCA
This is a stretch of genomic DNA from Cognatishimia activa. It encodes these proteins:
- a CDS encoding DUF1127 domain-containing protein, with the translated sequence MANAVSVAPSANPVVAYVRSAISSVQEYLARRAEYNKTVSELQSLSNRELADLGLSRASISSIAYEHAYLK
- a CDS encoding anti-sigma factor family protein; its protein translation is MTDYRNIEEKISAYLDNQMSEADRAAFEVEMDGNPELVARIERWSATEQLFASSIPTPSDAHLDALLSASTAANTNRWPGLRIAAMLVVFAFGGVGGYGLSQFTTNPQTTIIVQATMGATNSHRVFAAEKRHAVEVTADETEHLQTWLADRMGREMTVPNLSAFGLTFLGGRMLPFDDRAAAQYMYETADGKRVTLFMTRLDQDENTDVQVLEDQGLTSLRWQSGEWVFILTAPLEQQQLAPMQVEVRDTLL
- a CDS encoding COG4315 family predicted lipoprotein gives rise to the protein MNRFMIIATAAALSVTACTSYAAGHGHKDVKLSDAGYFTDGHDMTLYTFDKDDAGKSNCNAGCAKAWPPLILEGKADALPEGFSVISRKNGDQQVAYNDQPLYLWVQDKKPGQTTGDGVGGTWHIAKP
- a CDS encoding DUF1127 domain-containing protein, giving the protein MAQAITNIETDFGFARRVQAFIATYREARLEQQKFNETFRELNGLSDRELADIGIRRGDIEDIARAHVAGK
- a CDS encoding RICIN domain-containing protein, with translation MKAVSIALCAMLPVAALAESPALQTPAPVLYLADNLDEPDALGYCLDTVGRGLSDRAHLHSCKPRGGDVQFMHDDQGQIKSATFDDLCLDVSKGFALARCTGGAGQVFTWSDTAELRLASAPDLCLASAPESRRAGRFVARDLVLANCDTTPVALKTWAYLSE
- a CDS encoding RNA polymerase sigma factor produces the protein MATFDVQLKESLPHLWRYGFSLTRAHHQTDDLVQDTVERGILKRSLWDALHPLRPWLMKIELNIFRDKYRAKARAQEVAMEDDFDIGADDRTIEARSELRAVMKRMNDLPDEQRQPLLLVSIGGLSYAQAAEVLDVPIGTIMSRISRARAFLNKEAAPQVPGIRSAT